The following DNA comes from Microcella sp..
CACGGCTGCGCGCCTCTACGACGAGCAGGTGTCGTGGCTCTCACTGCTGGCCGAAGCCGGTGCTGCGACCGAGGTCGAGACCGTGGCGACCGTGGCGTGGATCGGTTACCAGACCCCTCACCTGCTCAACGTCGGCAGCCTCGACCTTGCCTATGAGGGGCGTGATGCGATCGCGGCCACGATCGACGGGCTGCAGACTCTGCGCGGTGACGATCAGCCGTTCGTCTCGCTGCTCGCCCACTCGTACGGCTCGACTGCGGCGCTCATGGCGCTCGAGCAGAGCACCACCGTCGATGCGCTCGCGATGATGGGGTCACCGGGTAGTCCGGCGCAGAGCATCCGCGACCTGAATGTGCGCGGCGAGGTCTTCGTGGCCGAGGCGGCGTGGGATCCGATTCCGAACAGTTCGTTTTTCGGCTCCGACCCCGGAGCGAGCGAGTACGGTGCGCAGGTCATGAGCGTGGCGGGAGCAGTCGACGTCATCACGAATCGGATGCTCGCCTCATCGATGGGCCACAACGAGTACTTCAGCCCGGGCACCGAGTCGATGCGCAACCTCGCGCTCATCGGCATCGACAAGGGCGAGCTCGTCACCGACGGCTCTCAGCGCGACGCCGGACGCACGCTCGCGCTGCTGCGCTGAGTGCTGCTGCGCTGACTTCTGGCTCCGGCGCGCTTGCCATGACTCCCGTTCGCCACGTGCACAGCGCTCCTCCGTTCGCGCGACATTCGTGGCTCGAACATGATCGAGCGTCGTTCGGCGCGCGCGCACTAGCCTGAGCGCATGCATCGCCGCACCCCTCTCGCCGTCGCGACCGTTCTCGGCGCGGTCGGGCTCGTGGTGGCCGGTCTGAGCGGATGCGCGGTGCAGCAGGCGACGCCCGTCACCGACGCCGAAGCGCACGATCGCTTTCTCGCTGCCCTCGACGACACGCAGGACATCGTGGGTGGCGACTGGGACGTGCTCGATGATCCGACACCGCGGGAGTGCGTGATTCCGCTCTGGGTGGCGGGCGAACGGTACCCCGCCCTGCGAGTGGGCGATGCGCCCGTTCTCGCCTCTGTTGCCGCCGATCGGGTCGAGTCGGCGTGGAACGACCAGGGCATGCGTGTCACCCGAACCGACATCGGTGATGTGATCGAGGTGAAGGGCGAGAGCGCCGAGGGCGAGCTGCTCGTGCTGCGGGTGAGCGAGAGTGCGAGCACTCTGCTGGGCGAGAGCGAGTGCCGCCCGCGCTGAGACGGGGGCGCCGGGTGCGAACAGGCTCGCGAGCAGGCACGTCAGCAGTCACGCCAGCAGGCACGTCAGCAGTCACGTTCGCCCGCATGAGCCCGCTTCTCGCCCTGCCCTTCGCGCGATGCGGGCCTCAGCCCTCGCGCTTCTCGCTCAGGGTGAACCGTACGAACACGTCGTCGCCTGTGAGCTCGAGACTCTCGCCGTCATCGCTCACCGCGACGCGGTCGACTGCCTCGAGGGCGCTGAAGTAGCGACTCTCGAGCTGGTTCTGGTCTTGCTCGAGGCAGCCCATCTCGGTGCGACTCAGGCCTCCGAGCCGCAGCGTGCCGCTGCCCGCCGCGCCCGGCCCCTCGATGACCGGCCCGCTGTAGACGTTGCCGCAGGGCGACCGGCCGCTCACCGAGTCGCCCTCGAATACGAGGGTTACCGGATTCGCACTGTCGACGAACACGCCGCCGGCGTCACTGCCGCCATCGAGCACCCACTCGCCTTGCAGCGCGGTGGTGCCGCTCGTGAGCCCCGAGCAGGCGGAGAGCATCGGGATGCTCACGGCGAGCATCCCGACCGCGAGAGTTCTGACGAGTCGACTGCGCACCATGGTGGCCCTCACTTTCTTGACAGAGATGTCTACTCTTCTCGACGCTCGAGCGGGGTGAAACGTTGGGGGCGGGCAGCGTGACGCGCGGCGGAGGTGGTTGCGGTGCGCTCAGTAGACTGGAGCATCCCCCGACGAAGGCCACTTGGGGCACCCCGTTGTCTGCGAACCGTCATGTCTGAGAGCTTTGATGTCTGAAATCACTCCCGAGCGCGTCGCGCATCTTGCGTCACTAGCGCGCATCGCCCTGACCGAGGCCGAGATCGAGCAGCTCACGGGCGAGCTCGGTGCGATCGTCGACGCTGTGGCGACAGTGCAGCAGGTCGCCGGTGACGATGTGCCCGCGACGAGTCACCCGATTCCGCTGGTCGGGGGCATGCGCCCCGACGAGATTGGCGAGACCCTCACGACTGAGCAGGCTCTGGCGGGGGCGCCCGACCACGACGGCAGCCGTTTTCGCGTCACGGCGATTCTGGGGGAGGAGCAGTGAGCGGCGGCACGGGCGCGACCACTGGCGGCACGGCCAGCAGCACTGGCGACCTCACGCGTCTCTCTGCTGCGCAACTCTCAGCCCACCTCACCGCAGGCGAGGTCTCGAGCGTCGAGGTCACGCAGGCTCATCTTGATCGCATCGCCGCGGTCGACGGTGATGTGCACGCCTTCTTGCACGTCAACGCTGCCGCGCTCGAGACGGCCGCGCAGGTCGACGCCGATCGTGCAGCCGGGGTCTCGCTGCCGGCGCTCGCCGGAGTGCCGATCGCCATCAAAGACGTGCTGTGCACGCTCGACATGCCGTCGACATCGGGCTCGAAGATTCTCGAGGGCTGGGTTCCGCCCTACGACGCCACAGTCGTCGCGCGACTGCGTGCGGCGCGCATGATTCCGCTCGGCAAGACCAACATGGACGAGTTCGCCATGGGGTCGAGCACCGAGCACTCGGCCTATGGTCCGACAAAGAACCCGTGGGATCTCACGCGCATTCCCGGCGGTTCGGGTGGCGGTTCGGCCGCGGCGGTCGCGGCTTTCGAAGCGCCGGTCGCACTCGGGAGTGACACCGGTGGCAGCATCCGTCAACCGGCTGCCGTCACCGGGTCGGTCGGCGTCAAGCCCACCTATGGTGGCGTCAGTCGTTATGGTGCGATCGCGCTTGCGTCGTCGCTCGATCAGGTCGGGCCGGTGTCGCGCTCGGTGTTGGATGCTGCGCTCGTGCACGACGTCATCGGTGGGCATGATCCGCGCGATGCGACGAGCATCCCGGAGAGTTGGCCCTCGATGGAGCAGGCGGCGCGTCGCGGTGCCTCGGGTGAGTCGCTCAAGGGATTGCGCGTCGGTGTCGTGACGCAGCTGCGCGGTGACAGCGGAGGCTTCCAGGCCGGCGTATCTCAGCGTTTCGCTGAAACCCTCGAGCTGCTGGCTGGTGCGGGTGCCGAGATCGTCGAGGTGTCGGCGCCGAACTTCGAGTACGCGATCGCGGCGTACTACCTGATTCTGCCGGCGGAGGCCTCGAGCAATCTGGCGAAGTTCGACTCGGTGCGGTTCGGCATGCGTGCTGATGTGACCGGAACGGTCGAAGACGTCATGGGTGCGACTCGTGAGGCCGGGTTCGGGCCCGAGGTAAAGCGCCGCATCATTCTGGGCACGTATGCGCTGTCGGCGGGCTACTACGACGCTTACTACGGCAGTGCGCAGAAGGTGCGCACGCTGATTCAGCGCGATTTTGCGTCGTGCTTCGAGCAGGCCGACATTCTGGTGTCGCCGAGTGCGCCGACTACGGCGTTTCGGTTCGGTGAGAAGATGGCTGACCCGCTGGCGATGTACCTCAACGATGTGACGACGATTCCGGCGAACTTGGCGGGAGTGCCCGGCATGGGTCTGCCTATGGGTCTGGCTCCTGAAGACGGGCTGCCGGTTGGCCTGCAGCTCATGGCGCCGGCGCGCGAGGATGCGCGCCTGTACGACGTGGGTGCGGGTATCGAGGCTCTGCTCGAGCAGCAGTGGGGTGGGCCGCTCTGGGCGAAGGCTCCGGCACTGGGCTAAGCGCACGGGGCTCACCCCGCGCGGGCGCGCTCGAGGGGCACGCTCTTACTGGGTGTGGGTATCGGTCTCTGCTCGGCGTCGATGTCGGGTGGCGGAATCACGTGCAGGTCTCCGTCGACCCGCGCGAACCGCCAGCCGTTGTTGTGCAGCAGCAGGTGGTGATGTCGACAGAGCAGTACTCCGTCGTGGAGGTCTGTCGAGCCGCCTGAGCTCCAGGGCACGATGTGGTGCGCTTCTGTCCAGGAGGGTGGCCGATCGCACCCGGGGAATCGACACCCGCCGTCGCGGGCGGCGAGGGCGATGCGCTGGCGTCGCGTGAACAGCCGCGACTCGCGGCCCAGGGCGATCACATCGCCGACCTCGTTGATGACGATCGGCACGACCCCGCTTGCACAGACATGACGTTCAGCTGTCGTGGTGCCGACCGGCTCGGTCTGCCCTTCGAAGAACCCGAGGCCACGGTGCTCGCGCAGGTCGCGCTCGGCCACGATCACTTGCACGGCCGGGGATCGCACGCCGATGACCTCAGTGGGTGCAACCTCGCCACCGAGACGGATCAGCTCGACTACTGCGTCGAGCGCGATCTGCGGCGTGGTGCGGGTGTCGGCGAGCATCCGCAAGGCGCGATCGTTCTCGTTTGCATCCAGCTCGTCAGAGCCCTGCTCGGAAGAAGTGACGAAGCGCGGGCCGTCTCGACGCGGTGAAGTCGCGGCATCGACGGCGTCGCGCACGAGCGCTGCCGATTCGGGGTCGAGGAGCGCGTTCAGCCGTGTCATGCCATCGGCTTGGCGCGTGAGGTGCAGGTATCGCCGGTCTCGCAGGGCGGCTTCACGGTCGTCGACGAGTTCAGACTCGGCCTCGAGGTCGAGCAACGCCCGCGCCTGTCGAGCACGAACCGCGAGCTGTTCGACCGTGAGCAGGGCCGACTCGGCGGCCAGTTGGGATGCGGTTCTCTCGAGGTGAGCTGGAGTGACACCGACGGTGGGCTGGCCCAGCCCTCGGCCGATGGCGTCGGCAGCCTCAACAGAGAGGCGCGCCTCGCCTACAGCTACGGCGAGCGGACGCAGCCAGGCGTTCTCGGAGGCGATCAGGTCGGTAGCCCCTGCAGGCAGGTCGGTGGTCGTCGCAGGGTCATCGGACCCGAGCAGGCCTTCAGCGCCCGCGAGCATCGACCCGACTCGCACCATCGCCCCGGCCTCACGCGCGCCGACCCCGGTGAGCCGCTGGATGAGGTTCTCGGGTGTGCGGCTACCGAGACGTTGCGCCAGCCCGTCGTGCCCGAGCGTGTGATGCGAGCGTCGGGCGATCTCGTCGGCGAGCACGGCGAGGTTGGAGTCGGTGCGCTGGCGCAGTTCGGCAAAATCACTGTGCAGCGTCATAAGCGCATCGTCGGGGAGGTGCGCGATGGTCGTGCGCTGCAGCAGCGCGAGTGCCGGCACCGCGAACGGCGAGTTGGCGGTATCGCGGCGGTCGTCGACAGTGCC
Coding sequences within:
- a CDS encoding alpha/beta hydrolase; the encoded protein is MTRTTGVSLLHALTAMPPTAVTDYVEENPQLLRALLEAPPAATQVSGWWAGLDDTARRSMTAVAPELIGNLDGIPYAVRNDVNRRELRSTIRELELHGLDAGRAVAAQNLNRLQMLYSIADALGPAAANPPRSLLTLDTLDEGKATIVLGDLDTADYVSYLIPGMFITVSGNVVEWTDTAARLYDEQVSWLSLLAEAGAATEVETVATVAWIGYQTPHLLNVGSLDLAYEGRDAIAATIDGLQTLRGDDQPFVSLLAHSYGSTAALMALEQSTTVDALAMMGSPGSPAQSIRDLNVRGEVFVAEAAWDPIPNSSFFGSDPGASEYGAQVMSVAGAVDVITNRMLASSMGHNEYFSPGTESMRNLALIGIDKGELVTDGSQRDAGRTLALLR
- a CDS encoding META domain-containing protein; protein product: MVRSRLVRTLAVGMLAVSIPMLSACSGLTSGTTALQGEWVLDGGSDAGGVFVDSANPVTLVFEGDSVSGRSPCGNVYSGPVIEGPGAAGSGTLRLGGLSRTEMGCLEQDQNQLESRYFSALEAVDRVAVSDDGESLELTGDDVFVRFTLSEKREG
- the gatC gene encoding Asp-tRNA(Asn)/Glu-tRNA(Gln) amidotransferase subunit GatC, with the translated sequence MSEITPERVAHLASLARIALTEAEIEQLTGELGAIVDAVATVQQVAGDDVPATSHPIPLVGGMRPDEIGETLTTEQALAGAPDHDGSRFRVTAILGEEQ
- the gatA gene encoding Asp-tRNA(Asn)/Glu-tRNA(Gln) amidotransferase subunit GatA, whose product is MSGGTGATTGGTASSTGDLTRLSAAQLSAHLTAGEVSSVEVTQAHLDRIAAVDGDVHAFLHVNAAALETAAQVDADRAAGVSLPALAGVPIAIKDVLCTLDMPSTSGSKILEGWVPPYDATVVARLRAARMIPLGKTNMDEFAMGSSTEHSAYGPTKNPWDLTRIPGGSGGGSAAAVAAFEAPVALGSDTGGSIRQPAAVTGSVGVKPTYGGVSRYGAIALASSLDQVGPVSRSVLDAALVHDVIGGHDPRDATSIPESWPSMEQAARRGASGESLKGLRVGVVTQLRGDSGGFQAGVSQRFAETLELLAGAGAEIVEVSAPNFEYAIAAYYLILPAEASSNLAKFDSVRFGMRADVTGTVEDVMGATREAGFGPEVKRRIILGTYALSAGYYDAYYGSAQKVRTLIQRDFASCFEQADILVSPSAPTTAFRFGEKMADPLAMYLNDVTTIPANLAGVPGMGLPMGLAPEDGLPVGLQLMAPAREDARLYDVGAGIEALLEQQWGGPLWAKAPALG
- a CDS encoding HNH endonuclease signature motif containing protein — encoded protein: MHSSNTETQALGGSVAVLERPAFNTPAVDNPGFDSPDVDDDGTVDDRRDTANSPFAVPALALLQRTTIAHLPDDALMTLHSDFAELRQRTDSNLAVLADEIARRSHHTLGHDGLAQRLGSRTPENLIQRLTGVGAREAGAMVRVGSMLAGAEGLLGSDDPATTTDLPAGATDLIASENAWLRPLAVAVGEARLSVEAADAIGRGLGQPTVGVTPAHLERTASQLAAESALLTVEQLAVRARQARALLDLEAESELVDDREAALRDRRYLHLTRQADGMTRLNALLDPESAALVRDAVDAATSPRRDGPRFVTSSEQGSDELDANENDRALRMLADTRTTPQIALDAVVELIRLGGEVAPTEVIGVRSPAVQVIVAERDLREHRGLGFFEGQTEPVGTTTAERHVCASGVVPIVINEVGDVIALGRESRLFTRRQRIALAARDGGCRFPGCDRPPSWTEAHHIVPWSSGGSTDLHDGVLLCRHHHLLLHNNGWRFARVDGDLHVIPPPDIDAEQRPIPTPSKSVPLERARAG